One Paenibacillus crassostreae DNA segment encodes these proteins:
- the yidD gene encoding membrane protein insertion efficiency factor YidD, producing MRLTRTIMKGPIVVYRKVISPLKPATCRFYPTCSAYALEAIEVHGAVKGSWLAMKRIVKCQPFHPGGVDLVPPRKATDEQRQSS from the coding sequence ATGAGACTTACACGCACAATTATGAAAGGTCCTATTGTCGTATATCGCAAAGTTATCTCGCCTTTAAAACCAGCAACATGTCGTTTCTATCCAACTTGTTCGGCATATGCACTTGAGGCTATCGAGGTACATGGAGCAGTTAAGGGGAGTTGGCTTGCCATGAAAAGGATCGTAAAATGTCAGCCTTTTCACCCTGGTGGAGTTGACCTTGTACCTCCTCGGAAAGCTACGGATGAGCAAAGACAATCTTCTTAG
- a CDS encoding metal ABC transporter ATP-binding protein, with translation MKSLAAQDCHQHIIEIENVSFSYRNQKVLSDVNFIVKERDFVGIIGSNGAGKTTLMKLIVGLLPMEKGNINLFGQPIHSFKDWERIGYVPQKNNFNPLFPATVREVVLSGMYNNKSLFRRVSRSMQQQCDDALEVMRIQDIAGKRVGELSGGQQQRVFLARALVNHPDLLVLDEPTVGIDAETQASFFELITHMHAHHHMTFLMVSHDLDMIEGYLGTTPVQKNGNINLFVRHSHDLQNCAENNLEHSLSIN, from the coding sequence ATGAAGTCACTGGCGGCCCAAGATTGCCATCAACATATTATTGAAATTGAGAACGTATCTTTCTCATATAGGAATCAAAAGGTATTATCTGATGTGAACTTTATTGTGAAAGAACGTGACTTTGTAGGAATTATTGGTTCTAATGGAGCAGGAAAGACTACCTTGATGAAATTAATCGTGGGTCTACTCCCTATGGAAAAAGGAAATATTAATTTATTCGGTCAACCCATTCATTCATTTAAGGATTGGGAACGTATTGGGTATGTTCCTCAGAAGAATAATTTCAATCCCCTATTTCCAGCTACGGTTCGTGAAGTGGTTCTCTCTGGGATGTACAATAATAAATCACTCTTCCGCCGTGTGAGCCGCTCTATGCAACAACAGTGTGACGATGCATTAGAAGTGATGCGTATACAGGATATTGCGGGCAAACGTGTTGGGGAACTCTCTGGAGGGCAACAACAACGTGTATTTTTGGCACGTGCACTCGTTAACCATCCGGATTTACTCGTATTGGATGAGCCTACGGTCGGGATTGACGCTGAGACACAGGCGAGTTTTTTTGAACTGATTACCCATATGCATGCACATCATCATATGACTTTTTTAATGGTATCCCATGATTTGGATATGATCGAAGGGTATTTGGGGACAACACCTGTACAGAAGAACGGTAATATAAATTTGTTCGTCAGACATTCTCATGACCTGCAGAATTGTGCAGAGAATAATTTAGAACATTCTTTATCAATTAATTGA
- a CDS encoding family 10 glycosylhydrolase, protein MKLSKRLLWVVIMILLFPGLIPSAEAQSSKNIRIILDGVQLTSDTAPYVIPKLNITMVPLRVISEGLGAVVTWKQSTKTAIIENTSNFIQLTNGKTTGLVNGATVSLDASVQSRNGRIMVPLRFVGEALGLQVNWNQADQSITLIRDVVRPDLGSDGGNGNNGSLRGSWVSTVYNLDWPSSTSYGDIEKQKEEYIKLIDNLQAIGLNSIFVQIRPAGDALYSSMLVPWSKTLTGTQGMDPGYDPLQFMIDETHARDMEFHAWFNPFRANTDLNTSTLASNHIAIEHPEWVLNTKSQLIINPGIPEARAHVIEVIMEVVNKYNIDGVHLDDYFYPTGGTIDDDSTYVTYNSNHIATKANWRRDNINQFIQQLNQSIHSVKPQLSFGVSPFGVWRNDATDRTGSDTKASITSYDNYYADVRTWIQNSWVDYVVPQLYWSLSNANVRYDTLVNWWVNEVEGTDVELYIGHAPYKLGTTEIGWQNAQEIINQLKYNAKQPEVKGSIFFSARHLLNNPLELLPALTTYYHQ, encoded by the coding sequence ATGAAATTAAGTAAACGATTGTTGTGGGTTGTCATCATGATCCTATTGTTTCCAGGGTTAATTCCTTCAGCTGAAGCACAGAGCAGCAAGAATATCCGTATTATATTAGATGGAGTTCAACTTACGAGTGACACAGCACCTTATGTTATCCCTAAGTTGAACATCACAATGGTTCCTCTTCGAGTGATTAGTGAAGGATTAGGTGCTGTGGTTACTTGGAAACAAAGTACAAAAACGGCAATCATCGAGAATACTTCCAACTTCATTCAACTTACGAATGGTAAAACGACAGGATTAGTAAACGGTGCGACTGTATCGTTGGATGCTTCTGTACAAAGTAGAAATGGGCGTATCATGGTACCACTTCGTTTCGTTGGAGAAGCGCTTGGATTACAAGTGAACTGGAATCAGGCTGATCAAAGCATTACATTAATTAGAGATGTTGTGAGGCCGGATCTTGGAAGTGATGGTGGTAATGGAAATAATGGATCACTTCGTGGATCATGGGTATCTACTGTATATAATTTAGATTGGCCATCATCGACTTCATATGGAGATATAGAGAAACAAAAAGAAGAGTATATCAAACTGATCGACAACCTACAAGCTATTGGATTGAATTCTATTTTCGTACAGATTCGCCCTGCAGGAGATGCACTCTATTCGTCGATGTTGGTACCGTGGTCTAAGACTTTAACTGGAACTCAGGGGATGGATCCAGGGTATGACCCTCTTCAATTTATGATTGATGAGACTCATGCAAGGGATATGGAGTTCCATGCCTGGTTTAATCCATTTCGTGCCAATACGGATTTAAATACGTCAACTTTAGCAAGTAATCATATCGCGATAGAACATCCTGAGTGGGTATTGAATACCAAAAGTCAGCTCATTATTAACCCTGGTATTCCCGAGGCACGTGCGCATGTGATTGAAGTTATTATGGAAGTCGTAAACAAATATAATATTGATGGTGTTCATCTTGATGATTATTTCTATCCAACAGGTGGTACCATTGACGATGACAGCACTTACGTAACATATAATTCAAATCATATAGCTACAAAAGCTAATTGGCGTCGTGATAACATTAATCAATTTATTCAGCAATTAAATCAATCTATTCATTCTGTTAAACCACAACTTTCTTTTGGCGTTAGTCCATTTGGAGTATGGCGGAATGATGCTACTGACCGTACGGGTTCAGATACTAAAGCAAGCATTACTTCTTATGATAATTATTATGCTGATGTACGAACTTGGATACAGAATAGCTGGGTTGATTATGTGGTACCACAACTTTATTGGAGTCTATCCAATGCCAATGTAAGGTATGATACATTAGTGAATTGGTGGGTTAACGAAGTAGAGGGAACAGATGTGGAACTATATATTGGTCATGCACCATATAAATTAGGAACGACTGAAATAGGCTGGCAGAATGCTCAAGAAATTATTAATCAATTAAAATATAATGCGAAGCAGCCGGAAGTGAAGGGAAGTATTTTCTTTAGTGCCAGACATCTTCTGAATAATCCGCTGGAGTTGCTTCCTGCACTGACGACATATTATCATCAATAA
- a CDS encoding Fur family transcriptional regulator: MLSTEQIIEVMAGQGLRITDQRKTLAKLFGENSDFLSAKEVYEYMGKKYSGLSFDTVYRNLRVMEELDVLEQIVFEDGVKFKVNCSEGHHHHHMICLQCQKTYPITFCPMNLTDTPEQFQVVKHKFEVFGYCQDCQQVTEDDGLVMPTLMNGE, translated from the coding sequence GTGCTGTCCACAGAACAGATCATTGAAGTGATGGCCGGTCAAGGCCTTCGTATTACGGATCAACGGAAGACATTAGCCAAACTATTTGGTGAGAATTCAGACTTTTTATCAGCGAAAGAAGTCTATGAATATATGGGTAAGAAATATAGTGGACTTAGTTTTGACACGGTTTATCGTAACCTTCGAGTGATGGAGGAATTAGATGTATTAGAGCAGATTGTGTTTGAGGATGGTGTGAAATTTAAAGTTAATTGTAGTGAAGGACATCACCATCATCATATGATTTGTTTACAGTGTCAGAAGACATACCCGATTACATTCTGCCCGATGAATTTAACGGATACGCCAGAACAATTCCAAGTGGTTAAGCATAAATTCGAAGTTTTTGGGTACTGCCAAGATTGCCAACAAGTTACGGAAGATGATGGTCTTGTTATGCCTACGCTGATGAATGGAGAATGA
- a CDS encoding copper amine oxidase N-terminal domain-containing protein has product MNFKKLTFLAIFAVSQIAMITPVSADDTTPIKSDTAVTEAVYGSDAGETDPLIIDNTGEANGTSTDLASSGKLILKVNGAEMLQDGILYTASQPMTVKKGVSYIAVRSLVDRIGLTLTYDSKTKETVIISGSNELRFKLNSNKYTVNGVSQVMKGTSYQQENIFMVPLTAITEALHIPYVFDGVQKQVILTLSTKPVASFTVQQKEIIAGETLVTYVTNSSSPKGFPIVEERWEGREDIFQEVGTHTVTYAVLDSNGEWSDPYTITIEVKAPNLPPVAMFTTDKDEYKMGELITINDISTDEDNDIVKRNWLNNELAFFRSGPVTIQLEVIDGHGAVGTYEKTINITNERLYSEPDFNKLFVPVGRQYRFDGSTVPTMEKVQYTMTSEPATLIRSNSPETVYSEGVVYRETAAGLTRFMVHHVNALGKDVRMYVIATNKNLTPATVNILDSGFAGPNMYATLVGKLSVQRYYKSMQNNLVEQSVALAPGESKIIFNELNALEMKPMQVISLLADVNSDLPVEYTVIMIDADQDALTSIPYLMDIARDGVHNRGTYPNSTRLIEYNDVLGLTNQRISLGDNTGDPNLTGVDALTGLPESNLGNFGVMYKVTLNRVAANTLITFNPRGGEYSGMLLVNGNIIGLPEGNGAAGSLATPNDTSVVYRTGDHEQKVEIWFTPAPGSNLPVNLLFQQMPERK; this is encoded by the coding sequence ATGAATTTTAAGAAACTAACTTTTTTAGCTATTTTTGCCGTGTCACAAATTGCAATGATTACACCGGTAAGTGCGGATGATACAACTCCGATAAAATCTGATACTGCAGTAACAGAAGCGGTATATGGATCAGATGCGGGTGAGACAGATCCTTTGATTATTGATAATACTGGTGAAGCAAACGGTACATCAACAGATTTGGCATCATCAGGTAAATTAATCCTTAAAGTAAATGGTGCGGAAATGCTTCAAGATGGTATTTTATATACTGCGAGTCAACCTATGACTGTGAAGAAGGGTGTCTCTTATATTGCCGTTCGTTCATTGGTGGATCGCATTGGCCTAACTCTTACATATGATAGTAAGACAAAGGAAACTGTTATTATAAGTGGTAGTAATGAACTACGATTCAAACTTAACAGTAATAAATATACTGTTAATGGTGTCTCGCAAGTAATGAAGGGTACGTCATACCAACAAGAGAATATATTTATGGTTCCATTGACTGCTATTACAGAAGCACTTCATATACCTTATGTATTTGATGGAGTTCAAAAACAAGTCATACTGACCCTTTCTACGAAACCTGTAGCTTCATTTACGGTACAACAGAAAGAGATCATTGCTGGTGAAACATTGGTTACTTATGTAACTAATTCCTCTTCTCCTAAGGGATTTCCAATTGTTGAAGAACGTTGGGAAGGAAGGGAAGATATTTTCCAGGAGGTTGGAACGCATACTGTTACTTACGCTGTGCTTGATAGTAACGGAGAGTGGAGCGATCCTTACACAATAACTATCGAAGTAAAAGCACCTAATCTTCCACCTGTAGCTATGTTTACAACGGATAAAGATGAATATAAAATGGGTGAACTTATTACAATTAATGATATAAGTACGGATGAAGATAATGATATTGTGAAACGTAATTGGTTGAATAATGAATTAGCCTTTTTCAGATCAGGTCCCGTAACGATTCAACTCGAAGTCATAGATGGACATGGTGCTGTAGGGACTTATGAGAAGACGATCAATATTACGAATGAAAGACTTTACAGTGAACCAGACTTCAATAAATTATTTGTTCCAGTAGGACGGCAATATAGATTCGATGGTTCAACTGTCCCTACTATGGAAAAAGTACAGTATACGATGACATCGGAGCCAGCAACATTAATAAGAAGTAATAGTCCTGAAACAGTCTATTCTGAGGGTGTTGTTTACCGTGAGACTGCTGCAGGATTGACACGATTCATGGTGCATCATGTTAATGCATTAGGTAAAGATGTAAGAATGTATGTAATTGCTACGAATAAGAACCTGACGCCAGCAACTGTGAATATTCTTGACTCTGGTTTTGCTGGTCCTAATATGTATGCTACATTAGTGGGTAAACTTTCAGTTCAGCGCTACTATAAATCGATGCAAAATAATTTAGTGGAGCAGAGTGTTGCACTAGCTCCTGGCGAAAGCAAAATTATTTTTAACGAGTTAAATGCATTAGAAATGAAGCCGATGCAAGTGATTTCATTATTGGCAGATGTTAATAGTGATTTACCAGTTGAATATACCGTTATTATGATTGATGCGGATCAGGATGCTCTTACAAGTATTCCATATTTAATGGATATTGCACGCGATGGTGTTCATAACCGTGGAACATACCCTAATTCAACACGTCTTATTGAATATAATGATGTGTTAGGTTTAACGAATCAACGTATCTCATTAGGAGATAACACTGGAGATCCTAATCTAACTGGTGTGGATGCTTTGACAGGTCTGCCAGAATCCAACCTTGGTAACTTTGGGGTGATGTATAAGGTTACTTTAAACCGTGTTGCTGCGAATACACTCATCACGTTCAATCCACGTGGAGGAGAATATTCGGGAATGCTCTTGGTAAATGGAAATATTATAGGTTTACCAGAGGGCAATGGTGCTGCTGGATCGTTAGCTACTCCGAATGATACAAGTGTAGTCTATCGAACAGGGGATCATGAACAAAAGGTTGAAATTTGGTTCACACCTGCACCAGGTAGTAATTTACCAGTAAATTTATTATTCCAACAGATGCCAGAGCGGAAATAA
- a CDS encoding metal ABC transporter solute-binding protein, Zn/Mn family, giving the protein MKKLNVGKNLFILGLISVVLITGCGSKSNNSMVEGKVNVMTTFYPIYEFAQAIGGENANIVNLIPAGIEPHDWTPKSQDILSTSKAQLFLYNGAGLEGWVPDFLKGLNKDSEVKAVEVSQGVDLIESEEDHEHDHGEEGNEEISDPNVEQHHIDPHTWVSPKSALVMAANIKDSFIEVDPENESQYEQRYQELNDKLLALDSKFTTELSNLSKREIVVSHQAFGYLTRDYGLTQHAIMGLSADAEPRAQDIINLANLVQEEGIKYIFFEELVSDRLAKTLAAEADVDTMVLNPVEGLTKEQQQNNENYFTLMEKNLQNLIIALK; this is encoded by the coding sequence ATGAAGAAATTAAATGTTGGAAAGAACCTTTTTATTCTAGGGTTAATAAGTGTTGTGTTGATAACTGGGTGTGGAAGTAAATCGAATAATAGTATGGTTGAAGGCAAGGTAAATGTAATGACAACATTTTATCCAATATATGAATTTGCCCAAGCGATCGGTGGAGAGAATGCTAATATTGTTAATTTAATTCCAGCAGGAATTGAACCTCATGATTGGACACCGAAAAGTCAGGATATTTTAAGTACTTCGAAGGCGCAGTTATTTTTGTACAATGGAGCTGGTTTAGAAGGTTGGGTGCCTGACTTTCTAAAGGGTCTTAATAAAGATAGTGAAGTGAAGGCTGTGGAAGTAAGCCAAGGAGTAGACCTTATTGAATCTGAAGAGGATCATGAGCATGATCACGGCGAAGAAGGCAATGAAGAGATTAGTGATCCAAACGTCGAACAACATCATATTGATCCGCATACGTGGGTTAGTCCTAAATCAGCACTTGTGATGGCTGCCAATATTAAGGATAGCTTCATTGAGGTTGATCCGGAGAATGAGAGTCAATACGAGCAAAGATATCAAGAATTAAATGATAAATTATTAGCATTAGATAGTAAGTTTACAACCGAATTATCTAACTTATCGAAGAGAGAAATTGTAGTCTCGCATCAAGCCTTTGGGTATTTGACACGTGATTATGGATTGACGCAACATGCGATCATGGGTCTATCAGCAGATGCTGAACCACGTGCACAGGATATTATCAATCTAGCTAATCTAGTACAAGAAGAAGGTATCAAATATATCTTTTTCGAAGAATTAGTGTCTGATCGACTGGCGAAGACTTTGGCTGCCGAAGCTGATGTTGATACAATGGTACTCAATCCGGTTGAAGGCTTAACGAAAGAGCAACAACAGAATAATGAGAATTACTTTACTTTGATGGAGAAAAATTTGCAAAATTTAATTATAGCTTTAAAATAA
- the metG gene encoding methionine--tRNA ligase has product MTDNKTFYLTTPIYYPSDKLHIGHAYTTVAGDALVRYKKLRGYDVHYLTGTDEHGQKIERKAAEAGKTPQQFVDDIVAGIKQLWGTLDISNNDFIRTTEERHKKVVQDVFERLLQQGDIYKGEYEGWYCTPDESFFLERQLVNGNCPDCGRPVERVKEESYFFRMSKYVDRLLKHYEDNPDFIQPVSRKNEMINNFIKPGLEDLAVSRTTYEWGIKVKSDPKHVIYVWIDALLNYITALGYGTDNTELFDKYWPANVHLMSKEIVRFHTIYWPIILMAIDLPLPEKVFAHGWLLMKDGKMSKSKGNVVDPVTLISRYGLDSLRYYLLREVPFGSDGTFTPESFVERVNSDLANDLGNLLNRTVAMVDKYFDGIVPEYQAGVTPFDHEVEEAAKLTYDKVEELMENMEFSVALTVIGQFVSRSNKYIDETQPWVLAKDETKIKELASVMTHLVESLRIASILLQPFLTQAPLKIWQQLGLEQGELTSWDSGKEFGLFPAGTKLVKGDPIFPRLDVEQEVAYIAEAMSGGVKAAEVAIEQAKDQAPIEHSEEIGIEDFAKVELRVAQVIAAEPVKKADKLLKLQLDLGFEQRQVVSGIAKFYTPEELVGRKVICVINLKPVKLRGELSQGMILAASHGDQLTLATVPDDMPNGAIVK; this is encoded by the coding sequence ATGACTGACAATAAAACATTTTATTTAACGACTCCGATTTATTATCCAAGTGATAAGCTACATATTGGGCATGCTTATACTACAGTGGCGGGAGATGCATTAGTTCGCTATAAGAAGCTTCGTGGATATGATGTTCACTACCTAACAGGAACTGACGAACATGGTCAAAAGATTGAACGAAAAGCTGCAGAAGCGGGGAAAACACCACAACAATTTGTTGATGATATTGTTGCAGGCATTAAACAACTGTGGGGTACACTAGATATTTCAAATAATGATTTCATTCGTACGACAGAAGAACGTCATAAGAAGGTTGTACAGGATGTATTTGAACGCCTTTTGCAACAAGGTGATATTTATAAGGGTGAATATGAAGGTTGGTATTGTACGCCAGATGAGTCCTTCTTCCTTGAACGCCAGTTAGTCAATGGGAACTGTCCTGACTGTGGTAGACCAGTGGAACGTGTCAAGGAAGAGAGTTATTTCTTCCGGATGAGTAAGTATGTAGATCGCTTGTTGAAGCATTATGAGGACAATCCTGATTTCATACAACCGGTATCTCGTAAAAATGAAATGATTAACAATTTCATAAAGCCAGGTCTTGAGGATTTGGCTGTGTCTCGAACCACTTATGAGTGGGGAATCAAGGTTAAAAGTGATCCGAAACATGTTATCTATGTTTGGATTGATGCTTTATTGAACTACATTACGGCCTTAGGGTATGGAACAGACAATACAGAGTTGTTTGACAAATATTGGCCAGCGAATGTTCATTTGATGAGTAAAGAAATTGTCCGTTTCCATACAATATATTGGCCGATTATTCTTATGGCTATAGATCTTCCGTTGCCGGAGAAAGTATTCGCTCACGGCTGGTTACTAATGAAGGATGGTAAAATGTCCAAGTCTAAGGGTAACGTAGTAGATCCTGTAACGTTGATTAGTCGATATGGATTGGATTCGCTACGCTACTACTTACTGCGTGAAGTCCCTTTTGGTTCAGACGGAACATTTACACCTGAGAGCTTTGTAGAACGTGTTAATTCGGATCTAGCGAATGACTTAGGCAATCTGTTGAATCGGACAGTAGCTATGGTTGATAAATATTTTGACGGAATTGTACCGGAATACCAAGCTGGAGTAACTCCATTTGATCATGAAGTGGAAGAAGCTGCAAAGCTTACTTATGATAAAGTCGAGGAGTTAATGGAGAACATGGAGTTCTCTGTTGCCTTAACTGTTATTGGACAGTTTGTAAGCCGTAGTAACAAATATATTGATGAGACGCAACCTTGGGTACTTGCGAAAGACGAGACGAAGATTAAAGAATTGGCATCGGTCATGACTCATCTTGTCGAGAGTTTACGTATTGCATCGATACTACTGCAACCATTCTTGACGCAAGCACCACTTAAAATATGGCAGCAGCTTGGTTTAGAGCAAGGAGAATTAACGTCATGGGATAGTGGTAAAGAATTCGGATTGTTCCCAGCTGGAACCAAGTTAGTAAAAGGTGATCCTATATTCCCTCGCTTAGATGTGGAGCAAGAAGTTGCTTATATCGCAGAAGCAATGTCTGGTGGAGTGAAAGCAGCTGAGGTAGCGATAGAGCAAGCAAAAGATCAAGCTCCTATCGAACATAGTGAAGAAATTGGTATAGAGGATTTCGCTAAAGTTGAGCTTCGGGTTGCCCAAGTTATTGCAGCAGAACCTGTCAAGAAAGCTGATAAATTGCTGAAACTTCAACTGGACCTAGGATTTGAGCAACGCCAAGTAGTATCAGGTATCGCTAAGTTTTATACACCTGAGGAATTAGTAGGACGTAAAGTCATTTGTGTTATTAATCTAAAACCTGTTAAATTGCGTGGTGAATTGTCACAAGGTATGATTCTTGCTGCTTCTCATGGAGACCAATTAACATTAGCAACGGTCCCTGATGATATGCCAAATGGAGCTATTGTGAAATAA
- a CDS encoding cytochrome c biogenesis CcdA family protein, which translates to MSDITVPLAFIAGFASFISPCCLPLYPSYLSYITGMSVHQLKTEQNKKEVRFRTLTHTLAFILGFSVVFYTLGIGAGFFGDFFSDNRGLIRQLSAILIMLMGLFLLGVIQPKFLMKERKMDIKFKPAGYIGSFIFGIGFSAGWSPCIGPILAAIIAMAVSEPGAWFPLITAYTVGFAIPFFILAFFIGSTKWILKYSNLMMKIGGILMLLMGILLFTDQMFRITIWLQQLTPEWLKF; encoded by the coding sequence ATGTCGGATATTACTGTCCCATTAGCATTTATTGCAGGTTTTGCTTCTTTTATTTCGCCATGTTGTCTGCCACTATATCCATCCTATCTATCGTATATAACGGGCATGTCAGTACATCAACTAAAGACTGAGCAGAATAAAAAGGAAGTACGTTTTCGGACATTAACTCATACGTTGGCCTTTATTCTTGGATTCTCTGTTGTATTCTACACGCTTGGAATCGGGGCAGGATTTTTTGGAGACTTTTTTTCAGACAACAGAGGTTTAATTAGGCAATTATCTGCTATCTTGATTATGTTGATGGGGCTCTTCTTATTAGGTGTGATTCAACCTAAGTTCTTGATGAAAGAACGGAAGATGGATATAAAATTTAAGCCGGCAGGTTATATCGGCTCATTTATATTTGGTATTGGTTTCTCCGCAGGTTGGTCTCCATGTATTGGTCCTATTCTAGCAGCTATTATTGCTATGGCTGTTAGTGAACCTGGGGCATGGTTTCCTTTGATCACAGCATATACAGTGGGATTTGCGATCCCGTTCTTTATTCTTGCTTTTTTTATTGGATCTACGAAATGGATCCTGAAATATTCTAATCTTATGATGAAAATCGGCGGCATACTGATGCTATTGATGGGAATTCTATTATTTACAGATCAAATGTTTCGAATTACGATATGGCTTCAACAATTAACACCAGAATGGCTGAAGTTCTGA
- a CDS encoding metal ABC transporter permease produces the protein MPLEILFSDFFQRALAGGILIGITAPLIGIFLVLRRLSMIGDTIAHVTIAGVALGFLIEVYPLGVGLVFAILASFAIEKLRKAYKSYAELSIAIIMSGGVALASLFFTLGMGYNTDVMSYLFGSIYTLDLMDLYVVGGVTVVVVLVVSLFFKEFFLLSFEEDAASVSGLPVKLLNMLITILTALVVSTAIKIVGALLVSALLTIPVAISLLLARSFKASVVWSVIIAEIAVVIGLVVAGIWNLAPGATIVLLLIAMLVMTLLGKKGRSI, from the coding sequence TTGCCACTTGAAATATTATTTAGTGATTTTTTTCAACGAGCGCTTGCGGGTGGAATATTGATAGGAATAACTGCCCCTCTCATCGGAATATTTCTGGTGCTACGCAGACTTTCCATGATTGGAGATACCATAGCGCACGTCACCATAGCTGGTGTCGCTTTAGGTTTCTTGATTGAAGTGTACCCATTAGGTGTGGGACTCGTATTTGCTATCTTAGCCTCTTTTGCTATCGAGAAATTACGTAAAGCTTATAAAAGTTATGCGGAACTTTCCATTGCGATTATAATGTCAGGAGGCGTGGCCTTGGCTTCGCTCTTTTTTACGTTAGGAATGGGATACAATACCGACGTTATGAGTTATTTGTTCGGTAGCATATACACATTGGATTTGATGGATTTATATGTTGTTGGAGGGGTTACAGTTGTTGTTGTACTAGTTGTATCTTTATTCTTCAAGGAATTCTTCCTATTGAGCTTCGAAGAAGATGCAGCAAGTGTAAGTGGATTGCCTGTTAAGTTGCTCAATATGTTGATAACGATTCTTACAGCACTGGTGGTTAGTACAGCGATCAAGATTGTGGGGGCTCTATTAGTATCCGCTTTGCTAACGATCCCAGTGGCCATCAGTTTACTCCTTGCTCGGAGCTTTAAAGCTTCTGTAGTATGGTCTGTAATTATTGCTGAAATTGCTGTTGTCATAGGACTCGTGGTTGCAGGAATTTGGAATCTTGCACCAGGTGCTACCATTGTCTTATTGTTAATAGCGATGTTAGTGATGACGTTGCTTGGTAAAAAAGGACGATCAATATAG
- the mntR gene encoding transcriptional regulator MntR has product MPTPSMEDYLERIYKLIDEKGYARVSDIAEGLEVHPSSVTKMIQKLDKDEYLIYEKYRGLILTSKGKKIGKRLVDRHELLEEFLTVIGVQQENIYADVEGIEHHLSWDSITQIEILLEYFRRDEQRIQQLRDVHKELVSDS; this is encoded by the coding sequence ATGCCAACGCCTAGTATGGAGGATTACTTAGAGCGCATCTATAAGCTGATCGATGAGAAAGGTTATGCGCGTGTTTCGGATATTGCTGAGGGGTTAGAAGTCCATCCTTCATCAGTTACGAAAATGATCCAGAAATTGGATAAAGATGAATATCTTATTTATGAGAAGTATCGTGGACTTATACTGACTTCAAAAGGTAAAAAAATCGGAAAGAGGCTTGTTGATCGTCATGAATTGTTAGAGGAATTCTTGACTGTGATCGGTGTCCAACAAGAGAATATTTATGCTGACGTCGAAGGGATCGAGCACCATTTAAGCTGGGATTCTATTACTCAGATCGAGATTTTATTAGAATATTTCCGTCGGGATGAGCAACGTATTCAGCAGTTACGTGATGTACACAAGGAATTAGTTAGCGATTCGTAA